A region of the Deltaproteobacteria bacterium genome:
GCCCGGCAGAAGGAGTCAGGATGGGGGCCTATGCTGGTCCTCTCCTTTCTTTTCCACGTGGCGGTGGTCTGCGTTTTCCTTTTCGTGCCGGATTCCTTCCCGGCCAGGAGACCTTACCCGGGAGTCGTGTACCAGGTGGACCTCGTTGAACTGCCGTCCCGGGGAGGTACAAAAGCGAAACATTCAGGGGAAAAGGCCGCCCTGGACAGGAAGGTTCTGAAGTCGGTCCCGAAAAACACCCCGGCCAAGCGTATCGACAGGCCGGTGAAGAAGAAAAAACCGCTTGTCATCGCCAAGAGGACCGTTCACAAGAAAACAACCCGAAGGCGGAAGAAAACGCCTCCCTCGAAGATCCTTGAAAAGGCCATTTCCCGCATAGAGCGAAAGGTCAAATCCGAGAATACCGACCCTGTGAACCGGGCCATTTCGGAGATCGAAAAAAGGGTGGGCCGGGAGGAGCAAGGGGGTGCGGCGGGAAGAGGATCCTCCCCCGTCGGTATCCCGATGCGCCTCTATGAGATGGAGGTGGAGACCCTCATCAAAAGCCACTGGGCGTATCCCGTGGCCCTGGAAGAGTCCAGGACCCTTGAGGCCACCATCGTCTTGAGGGTGAAGGCCGATGGAACCGTGCTGGATACCAAGTTTTTGAAACCTTCGGGAAATCACATCTTTGACCAATCAGTATTGAAGGCTATCGAGCGTTCCGAGCCCCTTCCACCGTTCCCGGAAACTTACAGGAAGAGCTATGAAGATTTCGAGATTCATTTTGATCTTAAGGAGCTTGATAACTTTTAGGGTCTGCTGGGTATCAGGCGGTATTGCGGCTCTCCTTCTTTCCCTGCCCGGTCCCGTATCGGGTAGAATCTACCTGGATATAAACGCACCCTCGATCCAGCGAATCAAGATCGCCATACCGGATTTCAAGAACAACTCGAACGAAGGCAGGCAGCCGGAACTGGGCTCCCTCATGCGGGCGGTCGTGAGCAATGATCTGGACTTGAGCGGGTATTTCCTTCCTATCGAAAAAGAGGCCTTCCTGGTCAAAACCCCTTACGACCGACCCGAGGATATCCGGCTGAGGGATTGGTCCCTCATCGGGGCGGACCTTCTGCTGGTGGCCCAGTATACGAGTATTGGAAGGGCCCTGGAGGTGGAGGTGCGACTCTACGATGTATTCAGGGGAAAGGAAATCCTCGGGAGACGGTTCCTGGGGAGGACCGTCCAATACCGGACCTTGATGCACAGGGTGTCCAACGAGATCATCCGCGTTTTGACCGGGCAAAAGGGGATGTTTCTGTCAAAGATCGCCTTCGTTGGGACGGCTACCGGTCACAAAGAGATCTATATTTGCGATATAGATGGAAAAAATGTGAGGCGAATCACTTCCGACAAGAGTATAGCCCTGTTTCCGAGGTGGTCTCCTGAAGGCGGGCGGCTTCTTTACAATTCCTTTAAAGAGGGCGAGGCTATGCTCTATATGAAAAATCTGAAGACCGGGAGGGTCAGGA
Encoded here:
- a CDS encoding TonB family protein, with the protein product MRATETPYSARQKESGWGPMLVLSFLFHVAVVCVFLFVPDSFPARRPYPGVVYQVDLVELPSRGGTKAKHSGEKAALDRKVLKSVPKNTPAKRIDRPVKKKKPLVIAKRTVHKKTTRRRKKTPPSKILEKAISRIERKVKSENTDPVNRAISEIEKRVGREEQGGAAGRGSSPVGIPMRLYEMEVETLIKSHWAYPVALEESRTLEATIVLRVKADGTVLDTKFLKPSGNHIFDQSVLKAIERSEPLPPFPETYRKSYEDFEIHFDLKELDNF
- the tolB gene encoding Tol-Pal system beta propeller repeat protein TolB, coding for MKISRFILILRSLITFRVCWVSGGIAALLLSLPGPVSGRIYLDINAPSIQRIKIAIPDFKNNSNEGRQPELGSLMRAVVSNDLDLSGYFLPIEKEAFLVKTPYDRPEDIRLRDWSLIGADLLLVAQYTSIGRALEVEVRLYDVFRGKEILGRRFLGRTVQYRTLMHRVSNEIIRVLTGQKGMFLSKIAFVGTATGHKEIYICDIDGKNVRRITSDKSIALFPRWSPEGGRLLYNSFKEGEAMLYMKNLKTGRVRKLSGRKGLNIGAAWAPDGKSAALTLSHGSNPDIYRIDLRGKILERLTNHFAIDMSPTFSPDGKRIAFVSNRSGSPQIYVRDLSTGIEERITFFESKYNTSPVWSALDRIAFSGMKDGTIDVYTINPDGSNLRKLTEGQGKNEDPCWSPDGRYIVFSSNRTGRYHLYLMNANGQNQRKITDFRGEQTSPSWSPF